The following are encoded in a window of Mycoplasma anserisalpingitidis genomic DNA:
- a CDS encoding YwaF family protein, translating to MLEKEYWYLQNSFFSWTGFKLTGDTFGGISKIIFYIFTALIFLTMILLWLFRDKIRIYYNRSSINVRRRNLLIRLAGSFTIIFMIFRTSVLIIYHFPKSWEILPLHFCRLICLFIGLILLFNKIKYFKYIAFFAIFGSILAMSLPDFANKYQADFNGAVFGKEYIKGQTYSFALFIDNYHYWDYILIHSYLAIVSSTLMILYPFKYKVKDFVKTIIFFGSLCTLFFVINALTGHFAPLQWKSNYFYTGIDQINNFSKLLPPITKWPFIFIAEFILGFIFVTLATILHIVLANVKVNLDNGIKLFKIQKTFTFKEFFERSQNS from the coding sequence ATGCTAGAAAAAGAATATTGATACTTACAAAACAGTTTTTTTTCTTGAACTGGTTTTAAATTGACAGGTGATACTTTTGGTGGGATTAGTAAAATAATTTTCTATATTTTTACCGCTTTAATATTTCTTACAATGATTTTATTGTGATTGTTTAGAGATAAAATAAGAATCTATTATAACCGTAGTAGTATTAATGTTAGAAGAAGAAATTTACTAATCAGATTAGCTGGTTCATTCACAATAATCTTTATGATTTTTAGAACAAGCGTTCTGATTATTTATCACTTTCCTAAAAGTTGAGAAATTTTACCATTACATTTTTGTCGTTTAATTTGTTTATTTATTGGTTTAATTTTACTTTTTAATAAAATAAAGTATTTTAAATACATCGCTTTCTTTGCGATTTTTGGTTCTATTTTAGCAATGTCACTTCCGGATTTTGCAAATAAGTATCAAGCAGATTTTAATGGTGCAGTATTTGGTAAAGAATATATCAAAGGACAAACATATAGTTTTGCCTTGTTCATAGATAATTATCATTATTGAGACTACATTCTAATTCACAGTTATTTGGCTATTGTTTCATCTACATTGATGATTTTATATCCATTCAAATACAAAGTAAAAGATTTTGTTAAAACAATAATCTTCTTTGGTTCACTTTGCACACTTTTCTTCGTTATAAATGCACTAACGGGACATTTTGCTCCATTGCAATGAAAGAGTAATTATTTTTATACAGGAATAGATCAAATTAATAATTTTTCAAAATTATTACCCCCAATAACAAAATGACCATTTATTTTTATAGCAGAGTTTATTTTAGGTTTTATTTTTGTAACATTAGCAACCATTTTACATATAGTGCTTGCTAATGTTAAAGTAAATTTAGATAACGGAATTAAATTATTTAAAATTCAAAAAACATTTACCTTTAAGGAATTCTTCGAAAGAAGTCAAAATAGTTAA
- a CDS encoding DUF4231 domain-containing protein: protein MFDALKESKRTISQTKKQILIYGLFYYLLNSITIITTFIVGTIAIIYLAGASKYYGDTVNPYNSWLNQDSNYVLTTTIVNAILSLFSGIISFFLVNTKFIEKKSLLNKLNMEMMIYNEKKFYYGNKKQVDRDYILYKRIFYLSNKEKFEREEIKEWEKQN, encoded by the coding sequence ATGTTTGACGCTTTAAAAGAATCTAAAAGAACGATTTCGCAAACCAAAAAACAAATTTTAATTTATGGTTTATTTTACTACCTACTAAATTCAATTACAATTATTACAACTTTTATTGTTGGTACAATAGCTATAATTTATCTTGCGGGAGCTTCTAAATATTATGGAGATACAGTAAATCCTTATAATAGCTGATTAAATCAAGATTCTAATTATGTGTTAACTACAACAATTGTTAATGCCATACTTAGTTTATTTTCGGGTATCATTTCGTTTTTCTTAGTAAATACTAAATTCATTGAAAAAAAATCATTATTAAATAAGTTAAATATGGAAATGATGATTTATAATGAAAAGAAATTTTATTATGGAAATAAAAAACAAGTTGATAGAGATTATATTTTATATAAAAGAATATTTTATCTTTCTAATAAGGAAAAATTTGAAAGAGAGGAAATCAAAGAATGAGAAAAGCAAAATTAA
- a CDS encoding thioredoxin family protein yields MLKETTKQELGDGLKSGTKLLVFHATWCAPCRMYKNSLIELSEKDGIEIYRVDIDKDKDYALDMGVQSIPATFVYKNGERVKDFLGYRPYEQLVEEIKSL; encoded by the coding sequence ATGTTGAAAGAAACAACTAAACAAGAATTAGGTGATGGATTAAAAAGTGGAACAAAATTATTGGTTTTCCACGCAACATGATGCGCTCCATGCAGAATGTATAAAAATTCTTTAATTGAACTAAGTGAAAAAGATGGAATTGAAATTTACAGAGTTGATATTGATAAAGACAAAGACTATGCACTAGATATGGGTGTACAATCAATTCCTGCTACATTTGTTTACAAAAATGGTGAAAGAGTTAAAGACTTTTTAGGCTACAGACCATATGAGCAATTAGTTGAAGAAATTAAATCATTATAG
- a CDS encoding HinT-interacting membrane complex protein P80: protein MAKKQKSFFEKLAEKNDKHLERTKPKIIKKRNTKAYVILGLLGVVVATSIAVPVTVNTVKVNYTPALSDSDKVLEFVKPDDSKTPINVEDILGKLEANKNINSENTEKIYKEAIFYLYEKEVKASKEFQRLWNESLYAGDTERTDIALKSLDEVRKEQENKIKDLKRQIQAGYGFDNWEKQFNSVITSEEYGNATSEQQAVDYLIIKAIEKDALRKFTIESSTNSYFKSQNDVNRVAMRDIYYVDENNNNVVDEATGKPKIMFQKGEKVFPQFIEGKNYFIDKNSNKITLLKSSSFVTENWDTILDYFTEFDKLNKNYVVSTFTIPGVLENSVTGSFKVDKQQYLQFLINSLINDELIPNYTLIQKFDKLEYYLLENNLISNSAKSNYENYLKLLSIDDSEVKNNLGSLGVQNYLTLAKNKDMAYALSTMTEIFENKDSKLPFVNLNTLFEFKFAQKTELRIENLKNEIKELKESVEYKNGSREEKNIIKNKIIDKASEIISIMEGEITSMSDLEFNQQINELYNKVLSVSVNSKNFYSIVYSIDGMDKAKLIPTSKGLTIFKFDEVTDYDHLMKLVKYDLNAVANDKTPYFNSLNIINGDLENKNVVLNKMLEDNNFKEYLKSDKRLSSNNSQFTDEDIKNTIVSNDILINGDKQAEVINIYSKVNDWIKELVNKGSVYNISLVNGKVYIDYDKTSGKPNLSEKEFGEILYHQLNNYLNVDKGENE, encoded by the coding sequence ATGGCAAAAAAACAAAAATCATTTTTTGAAAAATTAGCTGAAAAAAATGATAAACATTTAGAAAGAACTAAACCGAAAATTATTAAAAAAAGAAATACTAAAGCCTACGTTATTTTAGGACTTTTAGGTGTGGTTGTTGCTACCTCTATTGCTGTACCGGTTACTGTTAATACAGTTAAAGTTAACTATACACCAGCATTAAGTGATAGTGACAAAGTTCTTGAATTCGTCAAACCTGATGATTCTAAGACTCCAATCAATGTTGAAGATATTTTAGGAAAATTAGAAGCTAATAAAAATATTAATAGTGAAAACACAGAAAAAATATATAAAGAAGCAATCTTCTACCTTTATGAAAAGGAAGTTAAAGCTTCTAAAGAATTTCAACGTTTATGAAATGAATCTCTTTATGCAGGAGATACTGAAAGAACGGATATTGCTCTTAAATCGTTAGATGAAGTCAGAAAAGAACAAGAAAACAAGATTAAAGATTTAAAAAGACAAATACAAGCAGGATATGGATTTGATAATTGAGAAAAACAATTCAATTCAGTTATAACTAGTGAAGAGTATGGTAATGCCACTTCAGAACAACAAGCAGTTGATTATTTGATTATTAAAGCAATTGAAAAAGATGCTTTAAGAAAATTTACTATTGAATCATCAACAAACTCGTATTTTAAAAGTCAAAATGATGTAAATAGAGTTGCAATGCGTGATATTTATTATGTTGATGAAAATAACAATAATGTTGTAGATGAAGCTACAGGAAAACCAAAAATAATGTTCCAAAAAGGGGAAAAAGTTTTCCCTCAATTTATTGAAGGAAAAAATTATTTTATTGATAAAAACTCAAATAAAATAACTTTATTAAAATCAAGCAGCTTTGTAACTGAAAATTGAGATACAATTTTAGATTACTTTACAGAATTTGATAAATTAAATAAAAATTATGTTGTAAGTACATTCACAATACCGGGTGTACTTGAAAATTCTGTTACAGGTTCATTCAAAGTTGATAAACAGCAATATTTACAATTTTTAATTAACTCATTAATTAATGATGAATTAATTCCTAATTACACTTTAATTCAAAAATTTGATAAATTAGAATATTATCTTCTTGAAAATAACCTTATTTCTAATAGTGCTAAAAGTAATTATGAAAATTATCTAAAACTTCTTTCAATAGATGACTCTGAAGTAAAGAATAATCTAGGTTCTTTAGGAGTACAGAATTATTTAACTTTAGCCAAAAACAAAGATATGGCTTATGCATTAAGTACAATGACAGAAATTTTTGAAAATAAAGATTCAAAATTACCTTTTGTTAATTTAAACACATTATTTGAATTTAAGTTTGCCCAAAAGACAGAATTAAGAATTGAAAATCTTAAAAACGAAATTAAAGAACTAAAAGAATCGGTAGAATACAAAAATGGTTCTAGAGAAGAAAAAAACATTATTAAAAATAAAATTATTGATAAGGCTTCTGAAATAATAAGTATTATGGAAGGTGAAATCACTTCTATGAGTGATTTAGAATTTAATCAACAAATTAATGAACTTTATAATAAGGTTTTATCTGTAAGTGTAAACAGCAAAAACTTCTATTCAATTGTTTATTCAATTGATGGAATGGATAAAGCTAAATTAATTCCTACTTCAAAAGGTTTAACTATATTTAAATTTGATGAAGTTACAGACTATGATCATTTAATGAAATTAGTAAAATATGACTTAAATGCTGTAGCGAATGATAAAACGCCATACTTTAATTCGCTTAATATCATTAACGGTGATTTAGAAAATAAAAATGTAGTTCTAAATAAAATGTTAGAAGATAATAATTTTAAAGAATACCTTAAGTCGGATAAAAGATTATCATCAAATAATAGTCAGTTCACTGATGAAGATATTAAAAATACCATTGTATCAAATGATATTTTAATAAATGGTGACAAGCAAGCTGAAGTAATAAATATTTATTCAAAAGTTAATGACTGAATTAAAGAGTTAGTGAATAAAGGCTCTGTTTATAATATTTCTCTTGTAAATGGTAAAGTTTATATTGACTATGACAAAACCTCAGGTAAACCTAATTTATCTGAAAAAGAATTTGGTGAAATTTTATATCATCAATTAAACAATTACTTAAATGTAGATAAAGGAGAAAATGAATAA
- the yidC gene encoding membrane protein insertase YidC: MKKTKSHLRSEKFNYFTEGQDPKEKRKSKLKKIWRWTKIVLYVLIFGLTLTGCVQSFVIPSSTTTGNAIEIYLDKDKVAPHVTTLKVDKETIASTSGDSEDKTTTNLSFEVIKIDDLVNRQITDKKVISDLRDKTKNEKGEYGKYDSYSSAISIYQNSDKQYLGEKPENYLYSKNGNYLFMSDTAQEYNPINTFTNIYLVAQAGTKDKDSNSLKPGGAPNITLEFGDHGRIIGITGIAQISNDFTNPKDKFSRDILQTFYNESISKWDVTQYLEGLTPSEFIKVKIYDKIVNGEIPELTKVQYDILNKYNSVISSYLSAVNIGYNSDQLMTFTSFVVKAENNENEDKVEGATSTTTNKEETNKPLELSINRSEWENNNKFKTYDAIKSTSLTYAGDRAQKVLTTWGDSWALGPFYGLFIYPLAALMQSMSIITPIWAGWGSIWIIVFAVVVTKTLALAISFKSRFSQSIQDDLRVKKAAIEAKYKGFENNKQMKIRKSQELSALYSKNNINPMDSMANMIITMPIFIAIWRALQITPEIKSTFWLTINFASTSYQKVFEGHWPYLILIVVAAVVQIVSQILPRLLNRKKENQRLTTDQKAAIKKSEKTQRIMMVVFLFFTIAFTAGIQIYWIASGIWAILETTGIHLLKKTKWYRLSYSKKFKK; the protein is encoded by the coding sequence ATGAAAAAAACTAAAAGTCATTTAAGATCAGAAAAGTTTAATTATTTTACCGAAGGTCAAGATCCTAAAGAAAAACGTAAGTCAAAATTAAAGAAAATATGACGTTGAACAAAGATTGTCTTATATGTTCTTATTTTTGGTCTTACCTTAACAGGGTGTGTTCAATCATTTGTAATACCTTCAAGTACAACTACAGGTAACGCAATTGAAATTTATCTTGATAAAGATAAAGTTGCACCACATGTTACAACATTAAAAGTTGATAAAGAAACAATCGCTTCAACAAGCGGTGATAGCGAAGATAAAACTACTACTAATTTAAGTTTTGAAGTTATCAAAATTGATGACTTAGTTAACAGACAAATTACAGATAAAAAAGTAATAAGTGATTTAAGAGATAAAACAAAAAACGAAAAAGGTGAATATGGAAAATATGATTCATATTCTTCTGCTATTAGTATTTACCAAAATAGTGATAAACAATATTTGGGTGAAAAACCAGAAAATTATTTATACTCAAAAAATGGAAACTATTTATTCATGAGCGACACAGCTCAAGAATATAATCCAATCAACACTTTCACAAATATTTATCTTGTAGCTCAAGCTGGAACTAAAGATAAAGATAGTAATTCGTTAAAACCAGGCGGTGCTCCAAACATTACTTTAGAGTTTGGTGATCACGGAAGAATCATTGGTATTACAGGAATTGCACAAATTTCAAATGATTTTACAAATCCTAAAGATAAATTCTCAAGAGATATTCTTCAAACTTTTTACAACGAATCTATCTCAAAATGAGATGTTACTCAATACTTAGAAGGTTTAACACCATCTGAATTCATTAAAGTTAAAATTTATGACAAAATTGTAAATGGTGAAATTCCAGAATTAACAAAAGTCCAATATGATATTTTAAATAAATATAATTCAGTTATTAGTTCATATTTATCTGCTGTTAATATTGGATACAACAGTGACCAATTAATGACCTTCACTTCTTTTGTTGTTAAAGCTGAAAATAATGAAAATGAAGATAAAGTTGAAGGAGCAACTTCAACTACTACAAATAAAGAAGAAACTAATAAACCATTAGAATTATCTATAAATAGAAGTGAATGAGAAAATAACAATAAATTCAAAACTTATGATGCTATTAAATCTACATCATTAACTTATGCTGGTGACAGAGCTCAAAAAGTTCTCACAACTTGAGGTGATTCATGAGCTCTTGGACCATTCTATGGATTATTCATTTATCCACTAGCGGCATTAATGCAAAGTATGTCAATCATTACACCTATTTGAGCTGGTTGAGGGTCAATTTGAATTATTGTTTTTGCTGTGGTTGTTACTAAAACACTTGCGTTAGCTATTTCATTTAAATCAAGATTCTCTCAATCTATCCAAGATGATTTAAGAGTTAAAAAAGCAGCTATTGAAGCTAAATATAAAGGCTTTGAAAATAATAAACAAATGAAAATACGCAAAAGTCAAGAACTTAGTGCATTATATAGCAAAAATAATATTAATCCAATGGACTCAATGGCCAATATGATTATAACAATGCCTATTTTCATTGCTATTTGAAGGGCCTTACAAATTACTCCAGAAATTAAGTCAACATTTTGATTAACAATTAATTTCGCTTCAACTTCATATCAAAAAGTATTTGAAGGTCATTGACCTTACTTAATTCTTATAGTTGTAGCAGCTGTTGTTCAAATTGTGTCACAAATTCTTCCTAGACTTCTTAATAGAAAGAAAGAAAATCAAAGATTGACAACTGATCAAAAAGCAGCAATCAAAAAATCAGAAAAGACACAAAGAATTATGATGGTTGTCTTCTTGTTCTTTACGATTGCGTTTACAGCCGGAATTCAAATTTATTGAATTGCATCTGGAATATGAGCAATTTTAGAAACAACAGGAATTCATTTATTGAAAAAAACTAAATGATATAGATTATCTTATTCTAAGAAATTTAAAAAATAA
- the hinT gene encoding histidine triad protein HinT produces the protein MDIFKKIIDREIPASIIYEDDVVIAFLDAYPEQPGHFLVVPKSESKNIIENSDEEFIHAMRIVRKLINERLIENGITDFRIQVNTGTKAGQTVFHTHIHVIPHK, from the coding sequence ATGGATATTTTTAAGAAAATAATTGATAGAGAAATTCCTGCTTCAATAATTTATGAGGACGATGTCGTAATAGCGTTTTTAGACGCTTATCCCGAGCAACCAGGACATTTCTTGGTGGTTCCTAAAAGTGAATCTAAGAATATAATTGAGAATTCTGATGAGGAATTTATTCATGCAATGAGAATTGTGAGAAAATTAATTAATGAGAGATTAATTGAAAACGGTATAACGGATTTTAGAATTCAAGTTAATACTGGAACTAAAGCTGGTCAAACTGTTTTTCACACACATATTCATGTAATTCCACATAAATAA
- the ffh gene encoding signal recognition particle protein, translated as MFNFLEDRMQKALQKMSKKTTINEDDLKEITRDIKMSLLEADVNLKIVKEFVNNVKEKTIESNLIGKLNPSQQMIKIVHEELVRILGGEVVEPQVNKKPYIIMMVGLQGSGKTTATAKISYFFRKKKFVENPLLIAADIYRPAAVDQLVTLAKSIQMDFYEEGIKNNPVDIVKNGLIKARESKNDLIIIDTAGRLSIDENLMNELFEIKKVASPDEIFFVADSMSGQDIINVAQTFHEKLKLTGTIITKLDSDARGGAALSIRQLLNLPIRFIGTGEKVANLDLFYPNRMADRILGMGDVMSLIEKASDVIDEKKAAKMVNKMFSGNFTLDDLLDQLNQMKKLGKFSKLLKMLPGNLSSKINEEELDKAEEKMRIYEILINSMTKQERKNPKLLKLASRKERVIKGSGRTAQEFNRLMNEYDMMVKKMSELGKTIGRGGNPFGGLF; from the coding sequence ATGTTTAATTTTTTAGAAGATAGAATGCAAAAAGCATTGCAAAAAATGTCAAAAAAGACAACAATCAACGAAGATGATTTGAAAGAAATTACTAGAGATATAAAAATGTCGCTTCTTGAAGCTGACGTTAACTTGAAAATCGTTAAAGAGTTTGTTAACAATGTTAAAGAAAAAACAATCGAATCAAATTTAATTGGTAAACTTAATCCGTCTCAACAAATGATTAAAATAGTTCATGAAGAATTGGTTAGAATTCTTGGTGGTGAAGTTGTAGAACCTCAAGTAAATAAAAAACCATACATTATTATGATGGTTGGACTTCAAGGTAGTGGTAAAACTACGGCTACAGCAAAAATTTCTTACTTTTTCAGAAAGAAGAAATTCGTAGAAAACCCTCTTTTAATAGCCGCTGATATTTATCGTCCTGCTGCGGTTGATCAATTGGTAACTTTGGCTAAATCAATTCAAATGGATTTTTATGAAGAAGGAATTAAAAATAATCCTGTAGATATTGTTAAAAATGGTTTAATAAAAGCAAGAGAAAGTAAAAATGATTTAATTATTATTGACACCGCCGGACGTCTTTCAATTGATGAAAACTTAATGAATGAACTATTTGAAATTAAGAAAGTCGCTAGTCCTGATGAAATCTTTTTTGTTGCCGATTCAATGTCTGGACAAGATATTATTAATGTAGCTCAAACTTTCCATGAAAAATTAAAACTTACCGGTACAATCATCACTAAATTAGATTCTGATGCTAGAGGTGGAGCTGCTTTAAGTATTAGACAACTTCTTAATTTGCCAATTCGCTTCATTGGTACAGGTGAAAAAGTTGCTAACTTAGATTTATTCTACCCAAATAGAATGGCAGATAGAATCTTAGGTATGGGTGATGTTATGTCACTTATTGAAAAAGCTAGCGATGTTATCGACGAGAAAAAAGCAGCAAAAATGGTTAATAAAATGTTTTCTGGTAACTTTACTTTAGATGATCTTTTAGACCAATTAAATCAAATGAAAAAACTAGGTAAATTCTCTAAATTATTAAAAATGTTACCTGGTAATTTAAGTAGCAAAATTAACGAAGAAGAATTGGACAAAGCTGAAGAAAAAATGAGAATTTATGAAATTTTAATCAACTCAATGACTAAACAAGAAAGAAAAAACCCTAAACTTCTTAAATTAGCTTCTCGTAAAGAGAGGGTTATTAAAGGAAGCGGAAGAACAGCTCAAGAATTTAACAGATTAATGAACGAATATGATATGATGGTTAAAAAAATGAGCGAACTTGGCAAAACGATCGGCAGAGGTGGAAATCCTTTTGGCGGATTATTCTAG
- a CDS encoding YdbC family protein: MAKQTSPEISYKIIKNIAVLSESSSGWKKEINLVEWNGNKAKYDIRDWNSDRSKMGKGITLSDEEVKSLVKVLEKIK, translated from the coding sequence ATGGCAAAGCAAACAAGTCCTGAAATTAGCTACAAAATCATTAAAAATATTGCTGTTTTATCAGAATCAAGTAGTGGTTGAAAAAAAGAAATTAATTTAGTTGAATGAAATGGCAATAAAGCTAAGTATGATATCAGAGACTGAAACTCTGACCGTTCAAAAATGGGAAAAGGTATAACTTTATCTGATGAAGAGGTTAAATCTTTGGTTAAAGTTTTGGAAAAAATAAAATAG
- a CDS encoding aminopeptidase C: protein MEITQELLKKFNSKYSKSKSNKIIENTIVKNGIDASTINHDTIKKHNFVFNVETEKGEITNQKNSGRCWIFASLNMARIIVMKKFNIENIELSQNYLAFYDKLEKANTFLENIELTKNLDISNHLVQQFLSSPAPDGGYWEYFQSLVTKYGVVPKEAMPETFQSERTFELNDHLFLRLRKYAKLIRETNSKEEIEQLKETCLNEVYDILCKCLGIPPKKFNFEYKDKDKKYKKINNITPNEFFEKYIGKEFTDKVDIIHDPRNIYKHGSAFVLKYAYSVLNKNEVKMINVPLQELKNATINSLKDGNPVWFGCDVGKYSNSKLGIMDTDLFNYNDIFSDTSDFTKADRLQYRESGLSHAMSFVGMNLDKKNNVTNWMVENSWGSDSGKKGIFSMSDKWFDEFNYSVIVDKKYVDELYLKTAEKEIIEIEPWDVLCKFN from the coding sequence ATGGAAATAACTCAAGAATTATTAAAAAAATTTAATAGTAAATATTCTAAATCTAAATCAAACAAAATTATTGAAAACACAATTGTAAAAAATGGAATTGATGCTTCAACAATCAACCATGACACGATTAAAAAACATAATTTCGTTTTTAACGTAGAAACAGAAAAAGGCGAAATAACGAATCAAAAAAATAGTGGTAGATGTTGGATTTTTGCTTCTTTAAATATGGCTAGAATAATAGTGATGAAGAAGTTTAATATTGAAAATATTGAACTATCTCAAAACTATTTGGCTTTTTATGATAAATTAGAAAAGGCCAATACATTTCTTGAAAACATCGAATTAACTAAAAATTTAGATATTTCAAATCATTTAGTACAACAGTTTTTATCTTCACCAGCTCCTGACGGTGGATATTGAGAATACTTTCAAAGTTTAGTTACAAAATACGGTGTTGTTCCAAAAGAAGCTATGCCAGAAACTTTTCAATCTGAAAGAACTTTTGAATTAAACGATCATCTTTTCTTAAGATTAAGAAAATATGCCAAATTAATTAGAGAAACCAATTCAAAAGAAGAAATAGAGCAACTCAAAGAAACTTGTCTTAATGAAGTTTATGACATTCTTTGTAAATGTTTAGGTATCCCTCCTAAAAAATTCAATTTTGAATACAAAGACAAGGATAAAAAATATAAAAAAATAAATAACATCACACCTAATGAATTCTTTGAAAAATATATAGGTAAAGAATTTACAGATAAAGTTGATATTATTCATGATCCTAGAAACATTTATAAACATGGTAGTGCTTTTGTTTTAAAATATGCTTATAGTGTATTAAATAAAAATGAAGTTAAAATGATAAATGTACCTTTACAAGAATTAAAAAATGCAACAATAAATTCATTAAAAGATGGTAACCCTGTTTGATTTGGTTGTGATGTCGGAAAATATTCAAATTCTAAACTAGGAATAATGGATACAGATTTATTCAACTACAATGATATTTTTTCAGACACTTCAGATTTCACCAAGGCTGATAGACTTCAATATCGCGAAAGCGGATTATCTCATGCTATGTCATTTGTTGGAATGAATTTAGATAAAAAGAATAATGTTACAAACTGAATGGTTGAAAACTCATGAGGAAGCGATTCAGGTAAAAAAGGAATATTCTCCATGTCTGACAAATGATTCGACGAATTCAATTACTCAGTTATTGTTGATAAAAAATATGTTGATGAATTATATTTAAAAACTGCTGAAAAAGAAATTATTGAAATTGAGCCATGAGATGTTTTGTGTAAATTCAACTAG
- a CDS encoding HinT-interacting membrane complex lipoprotein P60 — protein sequence MSKIKYLSSSLLILPALSVVSCGRVENSIEKTKQDDDFKSDEIKSIAESIWTEKVLLDLYSEENSEVKKLSDYLENKESKFYKEALLTFDIYASNNLSKDPNFFVKMYAEWNKKGWLTSEEQKILVPFNIPTVKPGTEVFELIYKNGKTEINKTINNSLLTLKYFSINNEEQLKKLDSNFETNKSKYDLNYYNLISYIIDSKPYQVWEYEETNTSNIFVTRNKIISTTSDFKELLADKYDLNYRVSENELLLPNRGYLTEFGGYKGIVVNNASKYNLDYTFSKLIAKNKDSVVDGFYSNNADKKIVSVNNEGKLTTSISLYDEESKKLKAAYVVQIIPTVKEIEKVENDKTKVEKILSFDESIFKNKLTELMIMLSFSDSSITTKAISSFKKIGYKLELIYEILKETLKGSDFI from the coding sequence ATGAGTAAAATAAAATATTTATCATCATCACTTCTTATTTTGCCTGCTTTAAGTGTTGTTTCTTGTGGTAGAGTAGAAAATTCAATCGAAAAAACTAAACAAGATGATGATTTTAAAAGTGACGAAATCAAAAGTATTGCTGAGTCAATTTGAACAGAAAAAGTTTTATTAGACTTATATAGTGAAGAAAATAGTGAAGTAAAAAAACTTTCTGATTATTTGGAGAATAAAGAATCAAAGTTTTATAAAGAAGCTCTTTTAACCTTTGATATATATGCTTCTAATAATTTATCAAAGGATCCAAATTTCTTTGTTAAAATGTATGCAGAATGAAATAAAAAAGGTTGATTAACTTCTGAAGAACAAAAAATATTAGTTCCATTTAATATTCCTACTGTTAAACCAGGAACTGAAGTGTTTGAATTGATTTATAAAAACGGAAAAACTGAAATTAATAAAACAATTAACAACTCACTGTTAACGTTAAAATACTTCTCTATCAATAATGAAGAGCAACTAAAAAAACTTGATTCAAACTTTGAAACAAATAAATCTAAGTATGATTTGAATTATTATAATTTAATTAGCTACATTATAGATAGTAAACCATATCAAGTTTGAGAATATGAGGAAACTAATACATCAAATATTTTTGTTACAAGAAATAAAATTATTAGCACAACAAGTGATTTTAAGGAATTATTAGCCGACAAATATGACTTAAATTATAGAGTTTCAGAAAATGAATTGCTTCTACCGAATAGAGGATATTTGACAGAGTTTGGTGGATATAAAGGAATTGTTGTTAATAATGCTTCTAAGTACAACTTAGATTACACATTCAGTAAATTAATTGCAAAAAATAAAGATTCTGTTGTAGATGGTTTCTATTCAAATAATGCTGATAAAAAAATTGTTTCAGTAAACAATGAAGGCAAATTAACTACATCAATTTCACTTTATGATGAAGAGTCGAAAAAACTTAAAGCGGCTTATGTCGTACAAATAATTCCAACCGTCAAAGAAATTGAAAAAGTAGAAAATGACAAGACTAAAGTCGAAAAAATTCTTTCATTTGATGAATCAATTTTCAAAAATAAATTGACAGAATTAATGATTATGTTGAGTTTCAGTGATAGTTCAATAACAACTAAAGCTATTAGTTCATTTAAGAAAATTGGTTATAAATTAGAGCTAATTTATGAAATTCTTAAAGAAACTCTCAAAGGAAGTGATTTTATTTAA